The following proteins come from a genomic window of Musa acuminata AAA Group cultivar baxijiao chromosome BXJ1-7, Cavendish_Baxijiao_AAA, whole genome shotgun sequence:
- the LOC135679587 gene encoding uncharacterized protein LOC135679587 — protein sequence MALHTIESHRHGAEVYTGDALCRKKSIQLLQELELPRGLFPLEDIQEFGYNRAAGFIWLIQKKKHDHTFKKIKRAVSYAPEVTAFVEKRKMHKMTGVKTKELLLWLSVVEIRVEDPSTGKITFKTGTGLSDSFPVSAFELEE from the coding sequence ATGGCTCTCCACACCATCGAAAGCCATCGCCACGGTGCTGAGGTCTACACCGGTGACGCCCTCTGCCGCAAGAAATCCATCCAACTGCTTCAAGAACTGGAGCTCCCGAGGGGGCTCTTCCCCCTAGAGGACATCCAAGAGTTCGGGTACAACCGCGCGGCTGGGTTCATATGGCTGATCCAGAAGAAGAAGCATGACCACACCTTCAAGAAGATCAAGCGGGCGGTGTCGTACGCCCCTGAGGTGACGGCATTCGTGGAGAAGCGCAAGATGCACAAGATGACGGGGGTGAAGACCAAGGAGCTGCTACTCTGGCTCTCCGTCGTTGAGATTCGCGTCGAGGATCCCTCGACGGGGAAGATCACCTTCAAGACCGGCACTGGGTTATCCGACAGCTTCCCGGTGTCAGCCTTCGAGCTGGAGGAGTAG
- the LOC135679585 gene encoding mitochondrial outer membrane protein porin 5-like: MKGPGLFSEIGKNAKDLLNKDYTYDQKLTISTSSASGVGLTSAAVKKGGLYSFDIGSQYKYKNTLIDVKVDTNSNISTTVTISDILPYTKTITSFKLPDYNSGKLEVQYFHDHASFASVVALKHSPIVELSGTVGTRGVAFGAEASFNTASGDFTKYSAGVGLTKPDYSASIILEEKLDTLRASYVYHLDELQKSSVVAEIVRRFSTNENIFTVGTRYAVDPQTTVKTRLNNSGKLAALLQHELKPKSVLTLSGEFDTKALERAPKFGLALALRP, translated from the exons ATGAAGGGTCCGGGACTCTTCTCCGAGATCGGCAAGAATGCCAAAG ATCTGCTGAACAAGGACTACACCTACGACCAGAAGCTGACCATCTCCACCTCCAGTGCTTCCGGAGTG GGGCTTACTTCTGCTGCAGTCAAGAAAGGTGGACTGTATTCCTTTGATATTGGTTCACAGTACAAGTACAAGAACACCCTTATTGATGTCAAAGTCGACACTAATTCAAAT ATATCAACAACAGTAACCATCTCAGACATACTTCCGTATACAAAGACCATCACTTCTTTCAAGCTACCTGATTATAACTCTGGAAAG TTGGAGGTTCAATATTTCCATGaccatgcaagttttgcttcagtgGTGGCTCTGAAGCACTCTCCGATTGTTGAGCTTTCCGGGACTGTTGGTACACGAGGTGTTGCATTTGGTGCTGAGGCCAGTTTTAATACTGCCTCCGGAGACTTCACCAAGTATAGTGCAGGGGTTGGACTGACAAAGCCAGATTACAGTGCTTCCATAATTCT GGAGGAGAAGTTAGACACTCTCAGAGCTTCCTATGTTTATCATCTGGATGAGTTGCAGAAGAGCTCTGTGGTTGCGGAGATTGTGAGACGATTCTCTACCAATGAGAACATTTTTACAGTCGGAACACGTTATGCTGTGGATCCCCAAACAACCGTAAAGACAAGGCTCAACAACTCAGGGAAGCTTGCTGCTCTCCTCCAGCATGAACTGAAGCCAAAGTCGGTTCTAACACTCTCTGGTGAGTTCGACACTAAGGCCTTGGAAAGGGCTCCCAAGTTTGGACTGGCTCTTGCTCTTAGGCCTTGA
- the LOC103992878 gene encoding F-box protein At3g12350, which translates to MASPPPAPAMSFSDFPEDIQLNILSFLSPTEISAFACTSRRFAALCGAAAHESPLWVFMCERRWGFSTRLRSWSSSAAAGRRSPFARLYKALDRWEDLIGFWRRIGPGDPHLVFFEWGPSYIVGSRVSPSTEAARDGYGILKVPFLWLGLSSHGEPVSFLHPGCRLDLVADLLGAVSDSSISSSGFSDPDLVPVTVSFMGRNHFVLEENRGHDANARAESSNWVQKEVLRIEGTSPPDRLMSEIYQHFANRTSPIDGKATRRQRKKEKERFERRRRWHAEHFVKIRNCYPTPERPLQGLWKGISEDRVLEFYLVAYDDIGGITCRRVGEAGGRFSCYSPVFWTSNTAFLESPFPREEQDLYGSREHIRSVASDWRSTESEVVSRILHINSGCCDLVIRSLSDSSSSDPRNADGRIWEYDDGTFGFGFLRNDYIIDLKHVTLNGSLLDTVESFSTNSSY; encoded by the exons ATGGCCTCGCCCCCTCCGGCACCGGCAATGTCGTTCTCCGACTTCCCGGAGGACATCcagctcaacatcctctccttcctctctccCACCGAGATCTCCGCCTTTGCCTGCACCTCCCGCCGCTTTGCCGCCCTCTGCGGCGCCGCAGCCCACGAGAGCCCCCTCTGGGTCTTCATGTGCGAGCGCCGCTGGGGCTTCAGCACCCGCCTCCGGTCCTGGTCCTCCTCCGCCGCTGCTGGCCGCCGCTCCCCCTTCGCGCGCCTTTACAAGGCCCTCGACCGCTGGGAAGACCTTATTGGGTTCTGGCGTCGTATCGGCCCCGGCGACCCGCATCTTGTCTTCTTCGAGTGGGGCCCCTCCTACATTGTCGGGTCCCGAGTCTCCCCCTCGACCGAGGCAGCCAGAGACGGATACGGCATCCTCAAGGTGCCCTTTCTCTGGTTGGGTCTCTCCTCCCACGGCGAGCCCGTTAGCTTCCTCCATCCCGGCTGTCGCTTGGACTTAGTGGCGGATCTGCTGGGCGCGGTTTCGGACTCCTCGATCTCATCCTCGGGTTTCTCAGATCCCGACTTGGTGCCCGTGACCGTCAGTTTCATGGGTCGCAACCATTTCGTGTTGGAAGAGAATCGGGGCCATGACGCAAATGCTAGGGCAGAAAGTtccaattgggttcagaaggaggTGCTTCGAATTGAGGGCACCTCCCCTCCGGACCGGTTGATGTCGGAGATCTATCAGCACTTTGCCAATCGGACGAGCCCCATTGATGGTAAGGCTACGAGAAGGCagagaaagaaggaaaaggaGCGTTTCGAAAGGAGGCGACGATGGCATGCAGAGCATTTTGTGAAGATCCGTAACTGCTATCCCACACCAGAGCGGCCTTTGCAGGGCTTGTGGAAG GGGATCTCTGAGGACAGGGTTCTTGAGTTTTATCTTGTTGCCTACGATGATATCGGTGGAATTACTTGTCGGAGGGTTGGCGAAGCAGGGGGTCGATTTTCGTGTTATTCTCCAGTTTTCTGGACTTCAAACACAGCATTTCTTGAATCACCATTTCCTAGAGAGGAACAGGATTTGTATGGGAGCCGCGAGCATATTCGCTCTGTGGCTTCCGATTGGAGAAGCACTGAGAGTGAAGTCGTCTCGCGCATTCTCCATATCAACTCTGGCTGCTGCGACTTGGTAATTCGAAGCCTATCTGATTCCTCCAGCAGTGATCCAAGAAACGCGGATGGTAGGATATGGGAGTATGATGATGGAACCTTTGGGTTTGGATTTCTTCGAAATGATTATATCATTGATTTGAAGCATGTCACCTTAAATGGGTCTCTTCTTGATACTGTAGAGTCCTTCTCTACGAACTCTAGCTACTGA
- the LOC135680062 gene encoding uncharacterized protein LOC135680062: MALHTIESHRHGAEVFTGDALCRKKSIQLLQELELPRGLFPLEDIQEFGYNRAAGFIWLIQKKKHDHTFKKIKRAVSYAPEVTAFVEKRKMHKMTGVKTKELLLWLSVVEMRVEDPSTGKITFKTGTGLSDSFPVSAFELEE, encoded by the coding sequence ATGGCTCTCCACACCATCGAAAGCCATCGCCACGGTGCTGAGGTCTTCACCGGTGACGCCCTCTGCCGCAAGAAATCCATCCAACTGCTTCAAGAACTGGAGCTCCCGAGGGGGCTCTTCCCCCTAGAGGACATCCAAGAGTTCGGGTACAACCGCGCGGCTGGGTTCATATGGCTGATCCAGAAGAAGAAGCATGACCACACCTTCAAGAAGATCAAGCGGGCGGTGTCGTACGCCCCTGAGGTGACGGCATTCGTGGAGAAGCGCAAGATGCACAAGATGACGGGGGTGAAGACCAAGGAGCTGTTACTCTGGCTCTCCGTCGTTGAGATGCGCGTCGAGGATCCCTCGACGGGGAAGATCACCTTCAAGACCGGCACTGGGTTATCCGACAGCTTCCCGGTGTCAGCCTTCGAGCTGGAGGAGTAG
- the LOC103992877 gene encoding cysteine-rich and transmembrane domain-containing protein WIH2 produces the protein MSYYNQQQPPVGVPPPQGYPPEGYPKDAYPPPGYPPQGYPPAGYPQQGYLPPGYPPPYAQPPPPQQSSGPSFMEGCLAALCCCCLLDACF, from the exons ATGAGCTACTACAACCAGCAGCAGCCTCCCGTCGGAGTCCCCCCTCCCCAAG GTTATCCGCCGGAGGGGTACCCGAAAGACGCCTACCCGCCACCGGGGTACCCACCACAGGGTTACCCGCCGGCCGGTTACCCGCAGCAGGGGTACCTGCCGCCTGGATACCCTCCGCCGTATGCTcaaccgccgccgccgcagcagaGCAGCGGGCCTTCCTTCATGGAGGGATG CTTGGCCGCTCTTTGCTGTTGCTGTCTTTTGGATGCTTGCTTTTGA
- the LOC135680060 gene encoding uncharacterized protein LOC135680060: protein MGNCQAVDAAAVAVIQHPDGGVESYSCPLSASDIMAANSGHYVAVIMTVTHPRSSSAAHHRSSRRSGGGDGKQVRYLKLLRPDDTLLVGHFYRLVSFEDVLREFGSKRRVRLSKLLAKKEEELRKQREEANPSSSVVEGEEETMGSVDSRNSVMVARKGQWRPALQTIAEADSFK, encoded by the exons ATGGGGAATTGCCAGGCGGTGgacgcggcggcggtggcggtgatCCAGCACCCCGACGGGGGGGTGGAGAGTTACTCCTGTCCCCTCTCTGCCAGCGATATCATGGCCGCCAACTCCGGCCACTACGTCGCCGTCATCATGACCGTCACCCACCCtcgctcctcctccgccgcccacCATCGCAGCAGCAGAAGAAGCGGAGGTGGAGACGGAAAGCAGGTGAGGTACCTGAAGCTGCTCCGCCCGGACGACACCCTCCTTGTTGGCCACTTCTACCGCCTCGTCAGCTTCGAAG ATGTGCTGAGAGAGTTCGGCTCGAAGAGGCGCGTGAGGCTCAGCAAGTTGCTGGCCAAGAAGGAGGAGGAGCTGAGGAAGCAGCGCGAGGAAGCGAACCCTTCTTCTTCCGTG gtggagggagaggaggaaaccaTGGGAAGTGTTGACAGCAGAAACAGCGTCATGGTGGCACGGAAGGGGCAATGGAGGCCGGCATTGCAGACCATTGCAGAGGCTGATAGCTTCAAGTAG
- the LOC135679586 gene encoding U-box domain-containing protein 4-like, which translates to MEVMVMESRSEIGPQMSRSCSDGGFSDCNSDRSGEFSPTGGAFSLRRLLVSSSSEYSDEVVRGLISELESPSVESQCRAATQLRFLAKHSPENRIRIARAGAVAPLVALLSHPDPQLQEQGVTAVLNLSLCDENKATIAAAGAVGHLVRTLCFGTPAARGNAACALLRLAQLDDLRAAIGGSGAIPALVALLETGGSRGKKDAATALFTLLASKENSSRAVEAGVVRPLLDLMADPESGMVDKAAYVLHRVLALREGRVAAVDEGGLPVLVEMVDVGSQRQKEVAMLSLLQICEESSAYRRMVVREGAIPSFVALSQSSSKKIREKAEALIALLRQPTSPSTKRPMALA; encoded by the exons ATGGAGGTGATGGTAATGGAGAGCAGGTCGGAGATCGGCCCCCAAATGAGCCGAAGCTGCAGCGACGGCGGCTTCAGCGACTGCAACAGCGACCGCTCAGGCGAGTTCTCCCCAACAGGCGGTGCTTTCTCCCTCCGCCGCTTActtgtctcctcctcctccgagtACTCTGACGAGGTGGTCAGGGGGCTAATCTCCGAACTGGAGTCGCCCTCCGTAGAGTCCCAGTGTCGCGCCGCCACGCAGCTCCGCTTCCTGGCCAAGCACAGCCCCGAGAACCGCATCCGCATCGCCCGGGCCGGCGCCGTCGCTCCTCTCGTCGCCCTCCTCTCCCATCCGGACCCGCAGCTCCAGGAGCAGGGGGTCACCGCCGTCCTCAACCTTTCCCTCTGCGACGAGAACAAGGCCACCATCGCCGCGGCTGGCGCCGTTGGCCACCTCGTGCGCACCCTCTGCTTCGGCACCCCCGCGGCACGTGGGAACGCCGCCTGTGCCCTCCTCCGCCTCGCGCAGCTCGACGACCTACGCGCTGCCATCGGCGGCTCCGGCGCCATCCCGGCCCTCGTCGCCCTCCTCGAGACCGGCGGATCCCGCGGCAAGAAGGACGCCGCCACCGCCCTCTTCACCCTCCTCGCCTCCAAGGAGAACAGCAGCCGGGCAGTGGAGGCTGGGGTGGTGCGCCCGTTGCTGGACCTGATGGCCGATCCGGAGTCGGGCATGGTGGACAAGGCGGCGTACGTGCTCCACCGCGTGCTGGCTTTGCGGGAGGGCCGGGTGGCAGCGGTGGACGAGGGCGGCCTGCCGGTGCTGGTGGAGATGGTGGATGTGGGAAGCCAGCGGCAGAAGGAGGTGGCGATGCTCTCGCTCCTCCAAATCTGCGAGGAGAGCTCCGCCTACCGCAGGATGGTCGTCCGCGAGGGCGCAATCCCGTCGTTCGTCGCCCTCTCCCAGTCCTCCTCCAAGAAGATCAGGGAGAAG GCGGAGGCATTGATTGCGCTACTGCGGCAGCCGACCTCACCCAGCACGAAACGGCCGATGGCGTTGGCCTAA
- the LOC135680064 gene encoding uncharacterized protein LOC135680064 translates to MALHTIESHRHGAEVFTGDALCRKKSIQLLQELELPRGLFPLEDIQEFGYNRAAGFIWLIQKKKHDHTFKKIKRAVSYAPEVTAFVEKRKMHKMTGVKTKELLLWLSVVEMRVEDPSTGKITFKTGTGLSDSFPVSAFELEE, encoded by the coding sequence ATGGCTCTCCACACCATCGAAAGCCATCGCCACGGTGCTGAGGTCTTCACCGGTGACGCCCTCTGCCGCAAGAAATCCATCCAACTGCTTCAAGAACTGGAGCTCCCGAGGGGGCTCTTCCCCCTCGAGGACATCCAAGAGTTCGGGTACAACCGCGCGGCTGGGTTCATATGGCTGATCCAGAAGAAGAAGCATGACCACACCTTCAAGAAGATCAAGCGGGCGGTGTCGTACGCCCCTGAGGTGACGGCCTTCGTCGAGAAGCGCAAGATGCACAAGATGACGGGGGTGAAGACCAAGGAGCTGCTACTCTGGCTCTCCGTCGTTGAGATGCGCGTCGAGGATCCCTCGACGGGGAAGATCACCTTCAAGACCGGCACTGGGTTGTCCGACAGCTTCCCGGTGTCAGCCTTCGAGCTGGAGGAGTAG
- the LOC135679582 gene encoding uncharacterized protein LOC135679582 translates to MNRVVRQLSSSLAFLRPRPEPQLSGGSLGGGLGGWMGARGIRVAVRNGNLEQALRLMERKMRESGMERLIKRRVPYHLKNSEKRVLARKKLQLRLRSQEFSRKLRAIIVKKIRGL, encoded by the coding sequence ATGAATCGCGTGGTCCGGCAGCTCTCCTCGTCCCTGGCGTTCCTCCGGCCGCGGCCGGAGCCTCAACTGTCGGGTGGTTCGCTCGGAGGCGGTCTCGGTGGGTGGATGGGGGCGCGGGGCATCCGGGTGGCGGTGCGGAACGGGAACCTGGAGCAGGCGCTGCGGCTGATGGAGCGGAAGATGCGGGAGAGCGGGATGGAGCGCCTCATCAAGCGGCGGGTACCTTATCACCTCAAGAACTCCGAGAAGCGCGTCCTCGCCCGCAAGAAACTCCAGCTCCGCCTCCGTTCCCAGGAATTTTCCCGGAAGCTCCGCGCCATCATCGTCAAGAAGATCAG
- the LOC135680063 gene encoding uncharacterized protein LOC135680063 produces the protein MTSATIDRYRKGAEVYKGDSICKKKSIGLLAELRLPKGLFPLEDVEEFGYNREASFVWLIQKKKKDHTFKKIKRQVSYAPEVTAFVEEGKMKKMTGVKTKELLLWLSIVEMYVDDPSSEKITFKTGTGLSDSFPIAAFELEQ, from the coding sequence ATGACATCCGCGACCATCGACCGCTACCGCAAGGGTGCGGAGGTCTACAAGGGAGACTCCATATGCAAGAAGAAATCGATTGGGCTACTCGCAGAGCTCCGCCTTCCCAAGGGTCTCTTCCCTCTCGAGGACGTCGAGGAGTTCGGGTACAACCGCGAAGCCAGCTTCGTATGGTTgatccagaagaagaagaaggatcacACCTTCAAGAAGATTAAGAGGCAGGTGTCGTACGCCCCCGAGGTGACGGCCTTCGTGGAGGAAGGTAAGATGAAGAAGATGACGGGGGTGAAGACGAAGGAGCTCCTGCTGTGGCTCTCGATCGTCGAGATGTACGTCGACGACCCATCATCGGAGAAGATAACCTTCAAGACCGGCACTGGACTGTCGGACAGTTTCCCGATAGCTGCCTTCGAGCTGGAGCAGTGA
- the LOC135679583 gene encoding pentatricopeptide repeat-containing protein At5g67570, chloroplastic-like: MAVSASASLSTFFSEHKPFEPNTEAIRQRLLRKGVFPTPKILHALRKKEAQKAFRRSKKRALQEQPPPLSEAQRRALEDDDLFRTVSVEYGAVREELRRRDERAVALSGRPWEGAKAVDLRGLASAMEDPGGGRLRTEHLEELRRMLAERNEERFRWLLVNDEVEDTGGFVDKQERKVPKSRLVVGAEEKIRLLVDRLSATDLSLHDWKFSRIMKQSGMFFTEMHLLKIVERLGVLGNWSQALSVVEWVYNEKQYKHRKSRFVYTKLLAVLGKARRSTEALQIFNKMREDGQIYPDMAAYHSIAVTLGQAGLVNELVNIVECMKQKPSKTLKNMNRRNWDPCLEPDVIIYNAVLNACVPSCQWKGVFWVLEQMRHGGIKPIGATYGLAMEVMLKARKYDLVHKFFEKMQRGGIVPKALTYKVLVRAFSEEGKVDEAVIAVREMERRGVVGAACVYYELACCLCNKGRWQDAIIEVEKLQTLHLTKPLEVTFTGMILSALDGGHIADCISIFKHMKDHCTPNIGTINAMLKVYCCGDMFAKAKELFEATKATYCRSKPHSANGSSLQLDAYSFKSMLEASASAQQWEYFEHVYKEMTLCGHQLDHRKHSWLLVEASRAGKWHLLEHAFDTVLEAGEIPHVSLFIAMIFQTIAQQNFARTASLLNGMAHASLKVSESQWASILQRDIGRFSMGRLEDLLNHLQSCNVVMEDPVPNFLKSLQYVCGTRLSKDASTSAESYVASMDDDTLDENDSDFESVGRIQDYQPGELSPEINGGCVKTLDGSHYRDESLQNYDLEPSVTDKTLDLLTAHIGTPFSDLPPASEILEKWRQDRTKDDMLSTRH, encoded by the exons ATGGCGGTCTCAGCTTCCGCTTCACTGTCGACCTTTTTCTCCGAGCACAAGCCCTTCGAGCCCAACACTGAGGCCATCAGGCAGCGGCTCCTCCGCAAGGGCGTCTTCCCCACTCCCAAGATCCTCCATGCCCTACGCAAGAAAGAGGCCCAGAAGGCCTTCCGCAGATCCAAGAAACGAGCCCTCCAAGAACAACCCCCTCCCCTCTCCGAGGCCCAGAGGCGGGCCTTGGAGGACGATGACCTCTTCCGCACCGTCTCCGTCGAGTACGGTGCCGTGAGAGAGGAGCTCCGCCGGAGGGACGAGAGGGCGGTGGCGCTCTCTGGGAGGCCGTGGGAGGGCGCCAAGGCTGTCGACTTGCGAGGGCTCGCGAGCGCGATGGAGGACCCCGGAGGTGGCAGGCTGAGGACTGAACACCTAGAGGAGCTGAGGCGGATGCTAGCCGAGAGGAACGAGGAGCGGTTCCGATGGCTATTGGTTAACGATGAAGTAGAGGATACAGGTGGTTTTGTAGACAAACAAGAGAGGAAGGTGCCGAAATCGAGGCTGGTGGTAGGAGCTGAAGAGAAAATTCGCTTGCTTGTGGACAG GCTCAGTGCTACAGATTTAAGTTTGCATGACTGGAAGTTTTCAAGGATAATGAAGCAATCGGGCATGTTCTTTACTGAGATGCATTTGCTTAAAATAGTTGAACGACTAGGGGTTCTTGGAAACTGGAGTCAGGCACTGTCTGTTGTGGAATGGGTGTACAACGAAAAGCAATACAAGCATAGGAAAAGCAG GTTTGTGTACACCAAGCTTCTAGCTGTTTTAGGCAAGGCAAGGAGATCAACTGAAGCTCTTCAAATTTTTAACAAAATGCGG GAAGATGGCCAGATATATCCTGACATGGCTGCATACCACAGTATTGCTGTTACACTTGGTCAAGCTGGACTTGTGAATGAGTTAGTCAACATAGTTGAATGTATGAAACAAAAACCCTCTAAAACACTCAAGAATATGAACCGCAGAAACTGGGATCCATGCTTGGAGCCAGATGTGATCATTTACAATGCT GTGCTGAATGCATGTGTGCCATCCTGTCAATGGAAAGGGGTGTTTTGGGTTCTGGAACAGATGAGGCATGGGGGAATAAAGCCTATTGGAGCAACTTATGGATTAGCAATGGAA GTCATGTTGAAAGCGAGAAAATATGATCTTGTACACAAGTTCTTTGAAAAGATGCAAAGAGGTGGAATAGTTCCAAAAGCTTTAACTTACAAAG TTCTTGTTAGAGCCTTTTCGGAAGAAGGTAAAGTAGATGAAGCAGTCATAGCAGTCAGGGAAATGGAACGGAGAGGAGTAGTTGGagcagcttgtgtttattatgaaTTAGCATGTTGTCTTTGCAACAAAGGGAGATGGCAAGATGCAATAATTGAG GTTGAGAAGCTACAAACACTTCATCTTACAAAACCTTTGGAGGTGACATTTACTGGCATGATCCTATCTGCATTGGATGGTGGACACATTGCTGATTGCATCTCAATTTTCAAGCACATGAAAGACCATTGCACTCCTAATATTGGAACCATAAATGCCATGCTGAAAGTTTATTGTTGCGGAGACATGTTTGCTAAAGCTAAAGAACTGTTTGAAGCTACTAAAGCCACCTATTGTCGATCAAAGCCTCACTCTGCAAATGGTTCATCTCTTCAGCTGGATGCTTATTCATTCAAATCCATGCTAGAAGCATCTGCGTCTGCTCAACAATGGGAGTATTTCGAGCATGTGTATAAGGAGATGACTCTCTGCGGTCACCAGCTAGATCACAGGAAACATTCATGGCTACTAGTTGAAGCATCTAGAGCTGGAAAG TGGCATTTGCTGGAGCATGCATTCGACACAGTACTCGAAGCGGGAGAAATTCCTCATGTATCACTGTTTATCGCAATGATATTCCAGACCATTGCGCAACAAAACTTTGCAAGGACAGCAAGTCTCCTCAATGGCATGGCTCATGCTTCACTCAAGGTAAGTGAGAGTCAGTGGGCAAGCATCCTCCAGAGGGACATTGGTAGGTTTAGCATGGGGAGGTTGGAAGATCTGTTGAACCATTTGCAGAGCTGTAATGTTGTGATGGAAGATCCTGTACCCAATTTTTTGAAGTCACTGCAGTATGTTTGCGGCACTAGACTATCGAAGGATGCCTCTACCTCTGCAGAGTCTTATGTGGCTTCAATGGACGATGACACTTTGGATGAGAATGACAGTGATTTTGAGAGCGTTGGCAGAATTCAGGACTATCAACCTGGTGAACTGTCTCCTGAAATTAATGGTGGCTGCGTCAAAACCTTAGATGGAAGCCATTATAGAGATGAGAGTTTGCAGAATTACGACTTGGAGCCTTCTGTTACTGATAAAACACTGGATTTGCTGACTGCCCACATTGGAACACCTTTCTCAGACTTGCCACCAGCATCAGAAATACTCGAGAAATGGAGACAAGACAGGACTAAGGATGATATGTTATCCACTCGACACTGA
- the LOC135680061 gene encoding uncharacterized protein LOC135680061, producing the protein MASATIDRYRKGAEVYKGDSICKKKSIELLAELRLPKGLFPLEDVEEFGHNREAGFVWLIQKKKKDHTFKKIKRQVSYAPEVTAFVEEGKMKKMTGVKTKELLLWLSIVEMYVDDPSSEKITFKTGTGLSDSFPRAAFELEQ; encoded by the coding sequence ATGGCATCCGCGACCATCGACCGCTACCGCAAGGGTGCGGAGGTCTACAAGGGAGACTCCATATGCAAGAAGAAATCGATTGAGCTACTCGCCGAGCTCCGCCTTCCCAAGGGTCTCTTCCCTCTCGAGGACGTCGAGGAGTTCGGGCACAACCGCGAAGCCGGCTTCGTATGGTTgatccagaagaagaagaaggatcacACCTTCAAGAAGATTAAGAGGCAGGTGTCGTACGCCCCCGAGGTGACGGCCTTCGTGGAGGAAGGTAAGATGAAGAAGATGACGGGGGTGAAGACGAAGGAGCTCCTGCTGTGGCTCTCGATCGTCGAGATGTACGTCGATGACCCATCATCGGAGAAGATAACCTTCAAGACCGGCACTGGACTGTCGGACAGTTTCCCGAGAGCTGCCTTCGAGCTGGAGCAGTGA